GTATTGCGGATTCCCGACTAAACCCGCGCTCAGGTGCGGCGGGGGCTTGGCGACGATCGGCATCATTCGCGATCGCCGCCAAGCCGGCTCCTACCGCGAGGGCGTCGCAGGCAGTCCGTGCACCAACTCCCGGTAGTCCTCCACTGCGGCGAACTCCTCGGTATCTTTAGGCCCGGCCTGGCTGTCTGGCTGGCGCACGGCGAGCAGATGGGCAACACCGAACTGCCCGGCGCTGCGCAGGATCGGCAGGCTGTCATCGATGAACAGGCTGCGGGCCGGGTCGAAGTCGACGTCCTGGCGCAGGGCGAACCAAAACTGCTGATCCTCCTTGGGGAAACCGTAGTCGTGGGAGCTGATCAGGCGTTCGAACCAGGGCGCCAGCTCGACGCGTTCCAGTTTCAGCGACAGCGAATCTCGGTGCGCGTTGGTGATCAGCACCACGCGTTTGCCAGCTTCGCGCAGGGCGCGCAGAAACACTTCGGCATCCGTACGCAGGGCGATCAGGTGCGCGACCTCGCGCTTGAGGTCGCGGATTGACAGGCGCAGCTCGCGGCTCCAGAAATCGGTGCAGTACCAGTTCAGCGTGCCGGCGTGCTCGCGAAACAGCGGCAGCAGTTCGGCCTTGGCCAGCGCCAGGCTGACGCCATGGTGCTCGGCGTAGCGCTGCGGCAGGTGGGTGAGCCAGAAGTGGTTGTCGAAGTGCAGGTCGAGCAACGTGCCGTCCATATCCAGCAGGAGGGTGTCGATCTGCTGCCAGGGTAGTAGGGGCATACTCATCTCTCTGATCGGGAACAATCGATCCGTGGCCTGTTTCGCCTTGATGCAATCTCGGCCACGGATAATGGCGAAAGCCGCTGTATGATAACCCGCTCGGTCCCGCCAAGGAGTCGCCTCATGCGCCAAAAGCCCACGGTTCTCGCTCGCGAAATTGTCGCCAGCAGCCGTCTGTTTCGTGTCGAGGAAGTGCAGTTGCGCTTCTCCAACGGCACGGAGCGCACCTATGAGCGACTGGTCGGCAAGGGCTCGGGCTACGGCGCGGTGATGGTGGTGGCGATGCTCGACGCCGAACACGCGGTGCTGATCGAGGAGTATTGCGGCGGCACCGATGACTACCAGCTGTCGCTGCCCAAAGGCTTGATCGAGCCGGGTGAAGACGTGTTGGTGGCCGCCAACCGCGAGCTCAAGGAGGAGGCTGGTTTCGGCGCGCACGAACTGGAGTACATCACCGAGCTGAGCCTGTCGCCCGGTTACATGAGCCAGAAAATTCAGGTGGTACTGGCGCGCAACCTTTATGAAGAGCGCCTGCCGGGTGACGAGCCCGAGCCGATGCGGGTCGACCGCATCAGCCTGCGCGAGCTGTCCAGCCTGGCTCAGCACGAACAGTTCAGCGAAGGCCGTGCGCTGGCTGCGTTGTACCTGGTGCGCGATCTGCTGACTCAGCGCGGGGATTACCGTCCGTGAGTCATCCCTTTATTCCCCAGGTGATCGAACTGGTTCGTGCGGCGGGCGCGGCGGCGCTGCCGTACTGGCGCAGCGGTGTGGCAGTGACGGAGAAGGCCGATGCCTCGCCGGTGACCGCCGCCGACCTGGCCGCGCACCATATCCTGCTCGATGG
The genomic region above belongs to Pseudomonas sediminis and contains:
- the yrfG gene encoding GMP/IMP nucleotidase; the protein is MPLLPWQQIDTLLLDMDGTLLDLHFDNHFWLTHLPQRYAEHHGVSLALAKAELLPLFREHAGTLNWYCTDFWSRELRLSIRDLKREVAHLIALRTDAEVFLRALREAGKRVVLITNAHRDSLSLKLERVELAPWFERLISSHDYGFPKEDQQFWFALRQDVDFDPARSLFIDDSLPILRSAGQFGVAHLLAVRQPDSQAGPKDTEEFAAVEDYRELVHGLPATPSR
- the nudE gene encoding ADP compounds hydrolase NudE, whose amino-acid sequence is MRQKPTVLAREIVASSRLFRVEEVQLRFSNGTERTYERLVGKGSGYGAVMVVAMLDAEHAVLIEEYCGGTDDYQLSLPKGLIEPGEDVLVAANRELKEEAGFGAHELEYITELSLSPGYMSQKIQVVLARNLYEERLPGDEPEPMRVDRISLRELSSLAQHEQFSEGRALAALYLVRDLLTQRGDYRP